Proteins from one Gossypium raimondii isolate GPD5lz chromosome 8, ASM2569854v1, whole genome shotgun sequence genomic window:
- the LOC105792103 gene encoding NAC domain-containing protein 7 isoform X1 — protein sequence MNSFSHVPPGFRFHPTDEELVDYYLRKKVASKIDFDVIKDVDLYNIEPWDLQGIVVFPIFTHHIKEQQSEAANSYWLVWMYIELCRIGTEDQNEWYFFSHKDKKYPTGTRTNRATKLGFWKATGRDKPIYSRQSLIGMRKTLVFYKGRAPNGQKSDWIMHEYRLETNENGTPQEEGWVICRVFKKRMTTVRKMGEYESSCWYDGQVSFMQELDSPRRIPQPYASYYHRYPCKPELKLQYNSPHDPTFQLPQLENPNVQQYSAASLSCNSVLPDGNYDGKTGSTLQSSTLTQEEHMHPTHQQNLKSFYDSTTEQAVDQVTDWRVLDKFVASQLSHEEASKESNYCNADTSFYVAAQMNLASNESKRPEIAHQEYASTSTSSCQIDLWK from the exons ATGAATAGCTTTTCACACGTTCCCCCAGGATTTAGGTTCCATCCTACAGATGAAGAACTCGTTGATTACTACCTTAGAAAAAAGGTTGCTTCGAAGATAGATTTTGATGTCATCAAAGATGTTGATCTTTATAATATCGAACCATGGGACCTGCAAGGTATAGTAGTATTTCCCATTTTCACACATCATATAAAAGAACAACAATCTGAGGCAGCTAATTCATATTGGTTGGTCTGGATGTATATAGAATTGTGCAGAATAGGAACTGAAGACCAGAATGAATGGTACTTCTTTAGCCACAAGGATAAAAAGTATCCAACAGGCACTCGCACTAATAGAGCAACAAAATTAGGGTTCTGGAAAGCTACTGGAAGAGACAAACCTATTTACTCCAGGCAGAGCCTTATTGGCATGAGGAAAACCCTAGTTTTTTACAAAGGAAGAGCACCCAATGGACAAAAATCCGATTGGATCATGCATGAGTATCGActagaaacaaatgaaaatggaacTCCTCAG GAAGAAGGGTGGGTGATTTGTAGGGTGTTCAAGAAGCGAATGACAACGGTGCGAAAAATGGGTGAATACGAATCTTCATGTTGGTACGATGGCCAGGTCTCATTCATGCAGGAACTCGACTCCCCAAGGCGAATTCCTCAGCCTTATGCATCATACTATCACCGTTATCCCTGCAAGCCTGAGCTTAAGTTGCAATATAATTCGCCTCATGACCCTACCTTTCAGCTCCCTCAGCTGGAAAATCCCAATGTTCAACAATATTCTGCTGCAAGTTTAAGCTGCAACTCAGTTCTTCCTGACGGTAACTACGATGGGAAAACTGGAAGCACTTTGCAGTCCTCAACCCTCACACAAGAAGAGCACATGCACCCAACGCATCAGCAAAATCTCAAGTCTTTCTATGACAGCACTACTGAACAAGCAGTGGATCAAGTGACAGATTGGCGAGTTCTTGACAAGTTTGTTGCCTCTCAGCTCAGCCATGAGGAAGCTTCAAAGGAAAGCAACTACTGCAATGCAGACACCAGCTTTTATGTGGCTGCACAAATGAATTTAGCGTCCAATGAATCCAAAAGGCCAGAAATTGCTCATCAGGAATATGCCTCCACATCCACTTCGAGTTGTCAAATTGATCTGTGGAAGTGA
- the LOC105792103 gene encoding NAC domain-containing protein 7 isoform X2 — protein MNSFSHVPPGFRFHPTDEELVDYYLRKKVASKIDFDVIKDVDLYNIEPWDLQELCRIGTEDQNEWYFFSHKDKKYPTGTRTNRATKLGFWKATGRDKPIYSRQSLIGMRKTLVFYKGRAPNGQKSDWIMHEYRLETNENGTPQEEGWVICRVFKKRMTTVRKMGEYESSCWYDGQVSFMQELDSPRRIPQPYASYYHRYPCKPELKLQYNSPHDPTFQLPQLENPNVQQYSAASLSCNSVLPDGNYDGKTGSTLQSSTLTQEEHMHPTHQQNLKSFYDSTTEQAVDQVTDWRVLDKFVASQLSHEEASKESNYCNADTSFYVAAQMNLASNESKRPEIAHQEYASTSTSSCQIDLWK, from the exons ATGAATAGCTTTTCACACGTTCCCCCAGGATTTAGGTTCCATCCTACAGATGAAGAACTCGTTGATTACTACCTTAGAAAAAAGGTTGCTTCGAAGATAGATTTTGATGTCATCAAAGATGTTGATCTTTATAATATCGAACCATGGGACCTGCAAG AATTGTGCAGAATAGGAACTGAAGACCAGAATGAATGGTACTTCTTTAGCCACAAGGATAAAAAGTATCCAACAGGCACTCGCACTAATAGAGCAACAAAATTAGGGTTCTGGAAAGCTACTGGAAGAGACAAACCTATTTACTCCAGGCAGAGCCTTATTGGCATGAGGAAAACCCTAGTTTTTTACAAAGGAAGAGCACCCAATGGACAAAAATCCGATTGGATCATGCATGAGTATCGActagaaacaaatgaaaatggaacTCCTCAG GAAGAAGGGTGGGTGATTTGTAGGGTGTTCAAGAAGCGAATGACAACGGTGCGAAAAATGGGTGAATACGAATCTTCATGTTGGTACGATGGCCAGGTCTCATTCATGCAGGAACTCGACTCCCCAAGGCGAATTCCTCAGCCTTATGCATCATACTATCACCGTTATCCCTGCAAGCCTGAGCTTAAGTTGCAATATAATTCGCCTCATGACCCTACCTTTCAGCTCCCTCAGCTGGAAAATCCCAATGTTCAACAATATTCTGCTGCAAGTTTAAGCTGCAACTCAGTTCTTCCTGACGGTAACTACGATGGGAAAACTGGAAGCACTTTGCAGTCCTCAACCCTCACACAAGAAGAGCACATGCACCCAACGCATCAGCAAAATCTCAAGTCTTTCTATGACAGCACTACTGAACAAGCAGTGGATCAAGTGACAGATTGGCGAGTTCTTGACAAGTTTGTTGCCTCTCAGCTCAGCCATGAGGAAGCTTCAAAGGAAAGCAACTACTGCAATGCAGACACCAGCTTTTATGTGGCTGCACAAATGAATTTAGCGTCCAATGAATCCAAAAGGCCAGAAATTGCTCATCAGGAATATGCCTCCACATCCACTTCGAGTTGTCAAATTGATCTGTGGAAGTGA